The DNA segment AGGATGTTTTCGGTGCTGGTTTCATAACGCGTTTAAATTGCAGGCGGGTATTGCCGAAGTTGATCAGCAACCCTATCTGCATATCGTATGCTTCGAGGTAGTTGATGGCCTGTGCCAGGTGTACATCCTCCAATTCTTTAATGGCCTTTATCTCAAGCATGATGGTGTCATCCACAAAGAAATCGACCCTGCGGGTACCGATGTCGTGACCTTTGTAGCTCAATGGCATTTCCATTTCGCGTTGGTGGGGCAATCCTTGCATGTTCATTTCGATGGACAGTGCGCGCTGATACACCACTTCCTGAAAACCATTGCCCAACTGCTTGTGCACTTCCATGGCGCAACCAATGATCCTGCCCGTCAACTCGCTATGTTCATACTTCTCATTTATCATCTCCTAAAAATCATATTCCACCATTCATCATAGTCCATCATAGTATCTCATTTCATCATAGT comes from the Flavobacteriales bacterium genome and includes:
- a CDS encoding GxxExxY protein, with product MINEKYEHSELTGRIIGCAMEVHKQLGNGFQEVVYQRALSIEMNMQGLPHQREMEMPLSYKGHDIGTRRVDFFVDDTIMLEIKAIKELEDVHLAQAINYLEAYDMQIGLLINFGNTRLQFKRVMKPAPKTS